CATACCCGCGTAGGTTTGGGTAGGCATTTCACCGTAGTGGAACTTTGCCCAGAAATTAGCCAGGTGGATAATAATGAAGATGAAAAGGATACTTCCCATGATCGCCATTTGGCGGCTGAACCAGGAAGATGTTTGATTGCCCGCACTCACTGCGTATTTCACCGGACGGGCTGCCCTGTTGCTGAAAGTAAGCCGGATGGCTATAACCGCGTGGAGCAGAATCACAATTTTAAGCCCCCAGGCAATAAACTGAATCAGGCTGTTATGCCCCATAAACGCTGCATATGCGTTAAAAGCCTTGCCTTCGTCGTTATAAAGCAGCTGGAAATTACCTGCCAGGTGCACAACAACAAAACTGCAAAGAAACAAACCG
The Chitinophaga sp. MM2321 DNA segment above includes these coding regions:
- a CDS encoding succinate dehydrogenase cytochrome b subunit, producing the protein MKWSQFFNTSIGKKLLVGATGLFLCSFVVVHLAGNFQLLYNDEGKAFNAYAAFMGHNSLIQFIAWGLKIVILLHAVIAIRLTFSNRAARPVKYAVSAGNQTSSWFSRQMAIMGSILFIFIIIHLANFWAKFHYGEMPTQTYAGMEEPLKDLYRVSQETFKQGWLVVLYVVGMIGLSFHLVHGFKSAFQTFGLNHKKYNGLINFVGVWLFGIAIPIGFAIIPVVIYFK